In the genome of bacterium, the window TCGGTCGAGCACGAGGTCGACTTCATGGCCGTCAGCAGCTACGGCGGCGGCACCCAGAGCTCGGGCGTGGTGAAGATCGAGAAGGACCTCAAGGCGAACATCACCAACCGCGACGTGATCCTGGTCGAGGACATCATCGACACCGGCCTGACCATCGCCAACCTGATCGAGGTGCTCGAGACGCGGAATCCGCGCAGCATCCGGGTGGCGGCGCTGCTCGACAAGAAGTCGGCGCGCAAGAAGGAAGTGCCCCTGCACTACGCCGGGTTCGAGATCCCGAAGGAGTTCGTCATCGGCTACGGGCTCGACTACGACGAGAAGTACCGGAACCTGCCGTTCATCGGCATCATGAAGGCCTAGGGGCCTGGGAAGCGACCGGACCATGAGCGAGACGACCGACCCGCGCGACAAGACCTTCCGCGAGGCGCTGACCTTCGACGACGTGCTGCTGGTGCCCGGCTACTCCGAGGTCATCCCCGCGGACATCGACACGGCGACGAACCTCACGCGGGAGATCCGGCTGCAGATCCCGTTCCTCTCGGCGGCCATGGACACGGTCACCGAGGCCGAGATGGCCATCGCCATGGCGCGCGCCGGCGGCATCGGCGTCATCCACAAGAACATGGAACCGAAGGAGCAGGCCGCGAAGGTCGAGCGGGTCAAGCGCTCGGAGTCGGGCATGATCACCAAGCCGATCACCCTCGGTCCGGACAAGACCATCGACGAGGCCCTCGAGCTCATGGGCCACTACCGCATCAGCGGCGTGCCCATCACCGAGGGCAGCAAGCTGGTGGGCATCCTCACCAACCGCGACCTGCGCTTCGTCAAGGACACGCGGCGCCCCGTGCGCGAGGTCATGACCAGCGAGAACCTGGTCACCGTGCCCGAGGGCACGACCCTCGAGGAAGCGGCCGAGATCCTGCACAAGCACCG includes:
- the hpt gene encoding hypoxanthine phosphoribosyltransferase, producing MDRVLISSDEIQRRVRQLGNEISRAYEGSNPIFVCILKGAYPFLADLTRCVSVEHEVDFMAVSSYGGGTQSSGVVKIEKDLKANITNRDVILVEDIIDTGLTIANLIEVLETRNPRSIRVAALLDKKSARKKEVPLHYAGFEIPKEFVIGYGLDYDEKYRNLPFIGIMKA